In one window of Flavobacterium ginsengisoli DNA:
- a CDS encoding glycoside hydrolase family 28 protein produces the protein MQLNKNKGGKVVFAKGTFLSGSIVLKDNVELFFEDGAILLGSTNPDDYPKYEGIRAFIIANQSKNIAVNGKGIIDGQGRELALAIDSLHHTGVRIDPKYNYRRMRPEDGRGKLISFVKCDSITMTQITLKNSPGWTMCFRECKNIVIDFMKVESRAYWNNDGIDLDGCENARITNCNVNAADDGICLKSEVPGLHNNNIYIGNCTIRSSANAVKFGTGSYGSFKNVTIENIKVFDTFRSAVAIESVDGAEIENIKVSDITALNTGNAILIRLGHRNGDKPGYIKNVSVKNVKVQVPFGRPDIDYDMRGPEVDYFHNPFPSSIAGIPGHLIENVTLENIEIIYPGRASKGMAYHPLSRLKDVKENINGYPEFTMFGELPSWGFYVRHVNGIEMKNIKLILDKEDFRPAFVFDDVKNLTMKAIDVPSDKINQIVFKDVLSSNLDSEAAKRKNRTRAK, from the coding sequence ATGCAGCTGAATAAAAACAAAGGAGGAAAAGTTGTTTTTGCTAAAGGGACTTTTCTTTCGGGAAGTATTGTTTTAAAAGATAATGTAGAATTATTTTTTGAAGATGGAGCGATTTTGCTCGGAAGCACCAATCCAGACGATTATCCAAAATATGAAGGAATTAGAGCTTTTATTATTGCTAATCAATCCAAAAATATTGCGGTAAACGGAAAAGGAATTATCGATGGACAAGGAAGAGAATTGGCTTTAGCAATAGACAGTCTGCATCATACAGGAGTTCGAATTGATCCGAAATACAATTACAGAAGAATGCGCCCTGAAGATGGTAGAGGAAAACTGATTTCGTTTGTAAAATGCGATTCGATTACCATGACGCAAATTACATTAAAAAATAGCCCAGGCTGGACAATGTGTTTTAGAGAATGTAAAAACATTGTAATTGATTTTATGAAAGTGGAAAGCCGAGCGTATTGGAACAATGACGGAATTGACCTTGACGGCTGCGAGAATGCCCGAATTACCAATTGTAATGTAAACGCTGCAGATGACGGTATTTGTTTAAAATCTGAAGTTCCGGGATTGCACAATAACAATATTTACATCGGAAATTGTACGATAAGATCTAGTGCAAATGCAGTGAAATTTGGGACAGGTTCTTACGGAAGTTTCAAAAATGTGACCATTGAAAACATTAAAGTTTTTGATACTTTCAGATCAGCAGTTGCGATTGAATCTGTTGATGGTGCTGAGATTGAAAATATCAAAGTTTCTGATATTACAGCCCTAAATACTGGAAACGCAATATTGATTCGTTTAGGTCACAGAAATGGAGATAAACCAGGTTATATTAAAAATGTATCGGTTAAAAATGTAAAAGTACAAGTTCCCTTTGGCCGTCCAGACATTGATTACGATATGCGCGGGCCAGAAGTCGATTATTTCCATAATCCGTTTCCTTCTTCTATTGCAGGAATTCCAGGGCATTTGATAGAAAATGTGACTTTAGAAAATATCGAAATCATTTATCCAGGAAGAGCTTCAAAAGGAATGGCATATCACCCGTTAAGCAGGCTAAAAGATGTAAAAGAAAACATTAATGGATATCCTGAATTTACCATGTTTGGTGAATTGCCTTCTTGGGGATTTTATGTACGTCACGTAAACGGAATCGAAATGAAAAATATAAAACTGATTTTAGATAAGGAAGATTTTCGTCCAGCCTTTGTTTTCGACGATGTAAAAAATCTGACAATGAAAGCTATTGATGTTCCTTCGGATAAAATCAATCAGATTGTTTTTAAAGATGTTTTATCAAGCAATTTGGACAGCGAAGCCGCAAAAAGAAAAAATAGAACCAGAGCAAAATAA